The Neisseria sicca genome includes a window with the following:
- a CDS encoding class II glutamine amidotransferase, producing the protein MCQLLGMNCNTPTDIMFSFEGFRRRGGITDHHADGFGIGFFEGKGVRLFHDDKPSANSPVADLVRAYQIKSENVIAHIRKASQGQTSLANTHPFMREMWGEYWLFAHNGHLIDFYPEQGEYYHAVGTTDSERAFCYILNRLRSRFAEKPDSDTLFDAVAALTHEIRRFGLFNFVMSNGDCLFAHASTLLHYIVRKAPFGKARLLDDDVMVDFSAVTTPNDKVSVIATLPLTRDETWSQLAVDELVMFRDGDIVRSDRPESPVYMSAEEGLAIARAVGVSV; encoded by the coding sequence ATGTGCCAACTGCTCGGCATGAACTGTAATACCCCAACGGACATTATGTTTTCCTTCGAGGGTTTCCGCCGCCGCGGCGGCATTACCGACCATCACGCCGATGGATTCGGTATCGGTTTCTTTGAAGGGAAAGGTGTACGATTGTTTCACGATGATAAGCCCAGCGCAAATTCTCCGGTTGCCGACTTGGTTCGCGCCTATCAAATTAAATCTGAAAACGTCATCGCCCACATCCGTAAAGCCTCGCAAGGGCAGACTTCTTTGGCCAATACCCATCCTTTTATGCGCGAAATGTGGGGCGAATATTGGCTCTTTGCGCATAACGGGCATTTGATTGATTTTTATCCGGAACAAGGCGAGTATTACCATGCTGTCGGTACGACCGACTCCGAACGTGCATTTTGTTATATCCTCAACCGGCTTCGCAGCCGTTTTGCTGAGAAACCTGATTCCGATACTTTGTTTGATGCCGTTGCTGCGCTAACTCACGAAATTCGCCGCTTTGGATTGTTCAATTTTGTGATGTCCAACGGCGACTGCCTGTTTGCACATGCCAGCACGCTGCTGCACTATATCGTGCGCAAAGCTCCTTTCGGCAAGGCACGGCTTTTGGATGATGACGTGATGGTCGATTTTTCCGCAGTTACCACCCCGAATGACAAAGTCTCCGTTATTGCCACACTGCCCTTGACCCGAGACGAAACTTGGTCGCAATTAGCTGTTGATGAATTAGTCATGTTCCGAGACGGCGATATTGTCCGCAGCGACCGCCCTGAAAGCCCTGTTTACATGAGCGCGGAAGAGGGGTTGGCAATTGCCCGCGCAGTCGGCGTGTCCGTATAA
- a CDS encoding Fic family protein, whose protein sequence is MYSIEQFPPEADLETVPVLKKLNSAHRYLAELKGICRNIPNQGILINTLSLQEAKDSSEIENIITTHDELFRAGISASPSSPTIKEVQNYASALHCGFDLIQKHGMLTNNHILTIQAELEKNRAGFRKQSGTMLRNDRTGETVYTPPQHTDDIIRLMSRLEAFINDDNTEKPIDPLIRMALLHHQFESIHPFYDGNGRTGRIINVLYLVLTGLLDIPVLYLSRYLVRNKSEYYRLLQHVRDTGEWEGWLLYMLEAVEQTAKDGIDTVQQIHQAMLDYKHRIRENFNFYSQDLINHLFNHPYTKIDFLMKTLKVSRPSAAKYLDELTEGGFLHKEKIGRSNYYINIALMNILLPTD, encoded by the coding sequence ATGTACTCGATCGAACAATTCCCTCCCGAAGCAGACCTCGAAACGGTCCCTGTCTTGAAAAAACTGAATTCCGCACATCGTTATCTGGCCGAATTAAAAGGTATCTGCCGCAACATTCCCAACCAAGGCATTCTGATTAACACGCTGTCTTTGCAGGAAGCCAAAGACAGTTCGGAAATCGAAAATATCATTACCACCCATGACGAACTGTTCCGTGCAGGAATATCGGCAAGTCCATCCAGTCCTACCATCAAAGAAGTGCAAAATTATGCTTCAGCGCTGCATTGCGGCTTCGACCTTATCCAAAAACACGGAATGCTGACCAACAATCATATTTTGACGATACAGGCCGAGTTGGAAAAGAACCGTGCCGGATTCCGTAAACAGTCGGGGACGATGCTGAGAAACGACCGTACCGGCGAAACCGTCTATACGCCGCCGCAACATACGGACGACATCATCCGCCTGATGAGCAGATTGGAAGCATTTATCAACGACGACAACACGGAAAAACCTATCGACCCGCTTATCCGCATGGCGCTGCTCCATCACCAGTTTGAAAGCATTCACCCGTTTTACGACGGCAACGGCAGAACAGGCAGGATTATCAATGTGCTGTATCTGGTTTTAACCGGATTGCTGGATATTCCAGTCTTATACCTCAGCCGCTATCTAGTACGGAACAAAAGCGAATATTACCGCCTGCTGCAACACGTACGCGATACGGGTGAATGGGAAGGCTGGCTGCTGTATATGCTGGAAGCTGTGGAACAAACCGCCAAGGACGGCATCGATACCGTGCAGCAGATCCATCAGGCGATGCTGGACTACAAACACCGCATCAGGGAAAACTTCAACTTCTACAGCCAAGACCTGATTAACCACCTGTTCAATCATCCCTACACAAAAATCGATTTCCTGATGAAAACGCTGAAAGTTTCCCGCCCCAGTGCCGCCAAATACCTGGACGAACTGACAGAAGGCGGATTCCTGCACAAAGAAAAGATAGGCAGAAGCAACTACTATATCAATATCGCGCTGATGAATATTTTATTACCAACTGATTAA
- a CDS encoding Tex family protein codes for MNITQILSQELSATAAQITAAVDLLDDGATVPFIARYRKEATGGLDDTQLRQLAERLQYLRELEERKAVVLKSIEEQGKLSDDLRAQIEAADNKTALEDLYLPYKPKRRTKAQIAREHGLQPLADVLLAEQPQNVEAAAQGYLNENVPDAKAALDGARAILMEQFAEDAELIGTLRDKLWNEAEIHAQVVEGKETEGEKFSDYFDHREPVRAMPSHRALAVLRGRNEGVLNIALKYQPDDTPITQQSEYEQLIARRFKVSDGHKWLRDTVRLTWRAKIFLSLELEALGRLKEAADTDAITVFARNLKDLLLAAPAGRLTTLGLDPGYRNGVKCAVVDDTGKLLDTVIVYLHQENNMLATLSRLIKQHGVKLIAIGNGTASRETDKIAGELVRGMPEMGLHKIVVSEAGASIYSASELAAREFPDLDVSLRGAVSIARRLQDPLAELVKIDPKSIGVGQYQHDVNQSQLAKSLDAVVEDCVNAVGVDVNTASAPLLARISGLNQTLAQNIVAYRDENGAFDSRKKLLKVPRLGEKTFEQAAGFLRINGGKEPLDASAVHPEAYPVVAKMLAQQGITAAELIGNRERVKQIKASDFTDERFGLPTILDILSELEKPGRDPRGEFQTASFAEGIHEISDLQVGMILEGVVSNVANFGAFVDIGVHQDGLVHISALSNKFVQDPREVVKAGDVVKVKVLEVDAARKRIALTMRLDDEPGGATKGNRSSETRHQERRDRKPQRNDRTPTNSAMADAFAKLKR; via the coding sequence ATGAACATCACCCAAATCCTCTCTCAAGAACTCTCCGCCACCGCCGCCCAAATCACCGCCGCCGTCGACCTTTTGGACGACGGTGCGACCGTGCCGTTTATCGCCCGTTACCGCAAAGAAGCCACGGGCGGGCTGGACGATACGCAGTTGCGCCAGCTTGCCGAGCGGCTGCAATACCTGCGCGAGCTGGAAGAGCGCAAAGCCGTTGTTTTAAAAAGCATTGAAGAGCAAGGCAAACTTTCAGACGACCTCAGGGCGCAAATCGAAGCCGCCGACAACAAAACCGCGCTGGAAGACCTGTATCTGCCCTACAAGCCCAAACGCCGCACCAAGGCGCAAATCGCGCGCGAACACGGGTTGCAGCCGCTGGCAGACGTGTTGCTTGCCGAGCAGCCACAGAACGTGGAAGCCGCCGCGCAAGGTTACCTGAACGAAAACGTCCCCGACGCCAAAGCCGCATTGGACGGCGCGCGCGCGATTCTGATGGAGCAGTTTGCCGAAGACGCGGAACTCATCGGCACGCTGCGCGACAAGCTGTGGAACGAAGCCGAAATCCACGCGCAAGTCGTTGAAGGCAAAGAAACCGAAGGCGAAAAATTCAGCGATTATTTCGACCACCGCGAACCCGTCCGCGCCATGCCCAGCCACCGCGCGCTGGCGGTTTTGCGCGGCCGCAACGAAGGCGTGTTGAACATCGCGCTCAAATACCAGCCCGACGACACGCCGATTACGCAGCAAAGCGAATACGAGCAACTCATCGCCCGCCGTTTCAAGGTTTCAGACGGCCACAAATGGCTGCGCGACACCGTGCGCCTGACTTGGCGTGCAAAAATCTTTTTGTCGCTGGAACTTGAAGCCTTAGGTCGTCTGAAAGAAGCCGCCGACACCGACGCGATTACCGTGTTCGCCCGCAATCTCAAAGACTTGCTGCTCGCTGCGCCTGCCGGACGGCTGACCACTTTGGGTCTCGACCCGGGCTACCGCAACGGCGTGAAATGCGCCGTGGTAGATGACACGGGCAAGCTGCTGGATACCGTCATCGTCTATTTACACCAAGAAAACAATATGTTGGCAACACTGTCGCGCCTGATTAAACAGCACGGCGTGAAGCTCATCGCCATCGGCAATGGCACCGCCAGCCGCGAAACCGACAAAATCGCGGGCGAACTGGTGCGCGGAATGCCGGAAATGGGGCTGCACAAAATCGTCGTGTCCGAAGCCGGCGCGTCGATTTATTCCGCGTCCGAACTGGCGGCACGCGAGTTCCCAGACTTGGACGTTTCCCTGCGCGGCGCGGTGTCCATCGCCCGCAGGCTGCAAGACCCGCTCGCCGAACTGGTCAAAATCGACCCCAAATCCATCGGCGTGGGCCAGTATCAGCACGACGTGAACCAAAGCCAGCTCGCCAAATCACTGGACGCGGTGGTCGAAGACTGCGTGAATGCCGTCGGCGTGGACGTGAACACCGCCTCCGCCCCGCTCTTGGCGCGGATTTCCGGTTTGAATCAAACCCTTGCCCAAAACATCGTCGCCTACCGCGATGAAAACGGCGCGTTCGACAGCCGCAAAAAATTGCTGAAAGTACCGCGTTTGGGCGAAAAAACCTTCGAGCAGGCGGCGGGCTTTTTGCGGATTAACGGCGGCAAAGAGCCGCTGGACGCAAGCGCCGTCCACCCCGAAGCCTATCCCGTCGTCGCCAAAATGCTGGCGCAACAAGGCATTACCGCCGCCGAACTCATCGGCAACCGCGAGCGCGTGAAGCAAATCAAAGCGTCCGACTTTACCGACGAACGCTTCGGCCTGCCGACCATTTTGGACATCCTGTCCGAACTGGAAAAACCCGGCCGCGACCCGCGCGGCGAGTTTCAGACAGCCTCCTTCGCCGAAGGCATCCACGAAATCAGCGACTTGCAAGTCGGCATGATACTCGAAGGCGTAGTTTCCAACGTCGCCAACTTCGGCGCATTCGTGGACATCGGCGTCCATCAGGACGGCTTGGTGCACATCTCCGCCCTGTCTAATAAATTTGTCCAAGACCCGCGCGAAGTGGTGAAAGCCGGCGACGTGGTGAAAGTGAAAGTGCTGGAAGTCGATGCCGCCAGAAAACGTATCGCGCTCACCATGCGCTTGGATGACGAACCAGGCGGCGCAACCAAAGGCAACAGGTCGTCTGAAACCCGACATCAGGAACGCCGCGACCGCAAACCCCAACGCAACGACCGCACCCCGACCAATTCGGCGATGGCGGATGCGTTTGCGAAGTTGAAGCGGTAA
- the tldD gene encoding metalloprotease TldD, with protein MPYNQAPSFPSPEGRLKTMHSTYATVQRDLLEANHLSPELLAKSLSIIGAHHVDYADIYCQRTAFESWHLEEGIVKSGSFQIDQGVGVRAVSGEKTAFAYADSLCIDSINRSAQAVRVIGAAGGEASVKVPSAAYGKSVHATLNPIIGLDSAAKVALLNKVETLAKAADPRIVQVMAGLTCEYDMIYIARLDGRHAADIRPMVRLNVTVIAKQGDRREQGSAGGGGRYDLAYFDETLVRQFVDSAVKQALINLESRPAPAGEMTVVLGNGWPGVLLHEAVGHGLEGDFNRKETSVFSGRIGERVAAKGVTVVDQGDIADRRGSLNIDDEGNETRRTVLIEDGILVGYMQDETNARLMGTQSTGNGRRESYASAPMPRMTNTFMENGGYEPDEIIASIDKGIYAVNFGGGQVDITSGKFVFSASEAWWVEGGKLQYPVKGATIIGNGPEVLKHVSMIGNDTALDSGVGVCGKDGQSVPVGVGQPTLRIDSGLTVGGSEI; from the coding sequence ATGCCGTATAATCAAGCCCCAAGTTTCCCCAGCCCTGAAGGTCGTCTGAAAACCATGCACTCAACTTACGCTACCGTACAGCGCGATTTGCTCGAAGCCAATCACCTTTCTCCCGAGCTGCTCGCCAAAAGCCTGAGCATCATCGGCGCGCATCACGTCGATTACGCCGACATCTACTGCCAGCGCACTGCTTTTGAAAGCTGGCACTTGGAAGAGGGTATCGTCAAATCGGGCAGTTTCCAAATCGATCAGGGTGTGGGCGTGCGCGCTGTTTCGGGCGAAAAAACCGCTTTTGCCTATGCGGACAGTTTGTGTATCGATTCGATCAACCGTTCCGCCCAAGCCGTCCGCGTTATCGGTGCGGCAGGCGGCGAAGCTTCTGTCAAAGTACCGTCCGCTGCATACGGCAAATCCGTTCATGCGACGCTGAATCCCATTATCGGTCTCGACTCCGCTGCCAAAGTTGCTTTGTTAAACAAAGTAGAAACGCTTGCCAAAGCCGCCGATCCGCGCATTGTGCAAGTGATGGCGGGGCTGACCTGCGAATACGACATGATTTACATCGCCCGCCTCGACGGCCGACACGCCGCCGACATCCGTCCGATGGTACGCCTGAACGTTACCGTCATCGCCAAACAGGGCGACAGGCGCGAACAGGGCAGCGCGGGCGGTGGCGGACGCTATGACTTGGCTTATTTCGATGAAACTTTGGTGCGGCAGTTTGTCGATTCAGCCGTCAAACAAGCCCTGATTAATCTTGAATCCCGCCCTGCACCCGCGGGCGAAATGACCGTTGTCTTGGGCAACGGCTGGCCGGGCGTGTTGCTGCATGAAGCCGTCGGACACGGCTTGGAAGGCGATTTCAACCGCAAAGAAACCAGTGTCTTTTCAGGTAGAATCGGCGAGCGCGTTGCCGCCAAAGGCGTGACCGTCGTTGACCAAGGCGACATCGCCGACAGACGCGGTTCGCTCAATATCGACGACGAAGGCAACGAAACACGCCGCACCGTATTGATTGAAGACGGCATCTTGGTCGGCTATATGCAGGACGAAACCAACGCTCGCCTGATGGGTACGCAATCCACTGGCAACGGCCGCCGCGAAAGTTACGCCTCCGCCCCCATGCCGCGCATGACCAATACTTTCATGGAAAACGGCGGCTACGAACCCGACGAAATCATCGCGTCTATCGACAAAGGCATTTACGCCGTCAATTTCGGCGGCGGACAGGTGGACATCACCAGTGGCAAATTCGTCTTCAGCGCATCCGAAGCGTGGTGGGTCGAAGGCGGCAAACTGCAATATCCCGTCAAAGGCGCAACCATCATCGGCAACGGCCCTGAAGTGTTGAAACACGTCTCCATGATAGGTAACGATACTGCGTTGGATAGCGGTGTCGGCGTGTGCGGCAAAGATGGGCAGAGTGTTCCTGTCGGCGTCGGGCAACCGACCTTGCGGATTGATTCGGGACTGACCGTCGGTGGCAGTGAGATTTAA
- a CDS encoding DUF3304 domain-containing protein, with translation MKPYPYLLFFSLFLSACTQVEPKPSGSVPVSVRSVNYNADRGVTFSLYYVGGKADPQIKENSNSPIYMDGYYPVGGDNLTALAGGGINCCANLPVKWHPDLKYTVLWQEGSGAIDDETTYRYTAQLPEYTKPEDITVAFYPNHQVEFVLGSAMAGGAGWKGREKADPLTACMAKNEKKFCYMYLPHYENVDDQFVEWIRKDCRHVLEGHPEKVVTVSSSKQECLDWEKKCLAGLEYPEVSNKEMCRINWRSPEYGE, from the coding sequence ATGAAACCCTACCCCTATTTGTTATTTTTTTCCCTATTTTTGTCAGCCTGCACGCAGGTTGAACCCAAACCGTCCGGCAGCGTCCCTGTTTCCGTCCGCAGCGTCAATTACAACGCCGATAGGGGCGTTACCTTCAGCCTTTATTACGTGGGCGGTAAAGCTGATCCGCAAATCAAGGAGAATTCGAACAGTCCCATCTATATGGACGGTTATTATCCTGTTGGCGGTGATAACCTGACCGCACTTGCGGGAGGCGGCATTAATTGTTGCGCGAACCTTCCCGTCAAGTGGCATCCGGATCTGAAATATACCGTTTTATGGCAGGAGGGGTCGGGGGCGATTGACGACGAGACGACGTACCGTTATACGGCGCAGTTGCCTGAATATACGAAACCCGAAGACATTACGGTGGCGTTTTATCCGAACCATCAGGTGGAATTCGTATTAGGTAGCGCAATGGCTGGCGGGGCAGGATGGAAAGGGCGTGAGAAGGCAGATCCGTTGACGGCATGTATGGCAAAGAACGAGAAGAAGTTCTGCTATATGTATTTGCCACATTATGAGAATGTGGATGATCAGTTTGTAGAATGGATTAGGAAAGATTGTCGCCATGTATTAGAGGGTCACCCGGAAAAAGTAGTTACTGTTTCTTCAAGTAAACAGGAATGTTTAGACTGGGAGAAAAAATGTTTGGCAGGTCTTGAATATCCAGAAGTTTCCAATAAGGAAATGTGTAGAATCAACTGGCGTTCGCCTGAATATGGAGAGTAA
- a CDS encoding NTF2 fold immunity protein, with product MKIHHWLLTGMFIYPSLAASADGGAQPVTEQQVLRLTEIYVTQHYGEQTAQAQKPYRVKKDGEHWIISGKPPKALGGNFRAVIGANGRLEEITHSK from the coding sequence ATGAAAATCCACCATTGGCTTCTGACCGGTATGTTCATCTATCCTTCTTTGGCTGCGAGCGCGGACGGCGGCGCACAACCTGTTACCGAGCAACAAGTCCTGCGGCTGACCGAAATTTATGTGACGCAGCATTACGGTGAACAAACCGCTCAAGCGCAAAAGCCGTATCGGGTGAAAAAAGACGGGGAACATTGGATTATCAGCGGCAAACCACCTAAAGCATTGGGCGGCAATTTCCGCGCCGTTATTGGAGCAAACGGTCGGCTGGAAGAAATCACGCATAGCAAGTAG
- a CDS encoding PspA/IM30 family protein, with protein MSETLSRRVGRLVSGGFHALIDAAENLAPEAVMNESIREIERAVDEVRAELGKVLAQKHLAAKKMADESNRHEAIDANLQAAVAAGRDDLAEAGIAEQMDIEARLPVLENTIADCAAQEKELEGFIAALQAKKREMQQQLQDWRAAQQSTGAGKAAGGSDLNRIARDAEKSGNAFDRVMGRQNAVHSSTDAAQLAKLKELEDLSRNNRIAERLAALKAGK; from the coding sequence ATGAGCGAAACCCTATCCCGCAGAGTGGGCCGTCTGGTAAGCGGCGGTTTTCATGCCCTGATTGATGCGGCGGAGAACCTTGCGCCCGAAGCAGTAATGAACGAGAGCATCCGCGAAATCGAGCGGGCGGTGGACGAAGTGCGTGCCGAATTGGGCAAAGTGTTGGCGCAGAAACACCTTGCCGCCAAGAAAATGGCGGACGAGAGCAACCGCCACGAAGCCATCGATGCCAACCTGCAAGCCGCCGTAGCGGCGGGGCGCGACGATCTTGCCGAGGCGGGTATCGCCGAACAAATGGACATCGAAGCGCGTCTGCCTGTTTTGGAAAACACCATCGCCGACTGCGCCGCGCAGGAAAAAGAACTTGAAGGCTTTATCGCCGCATTGCAGGCGAAAAAACGCGAGATGCAGCAGCAGTTGCAAGACTGGCGTGCCGCGCAGCAAAGCACGGGCGCAGGCAAAGCGGCAGGTGGCAGCGACCTCAACCGCATCGCCCGTGATGCCGAAAAAAGCGGCAACGCTTTCGACCGCGTGATGGGTCGTCAAAACGCGGTACACAGCAGTACCGATGCGGCGCAGTTGGCAAAATTGAAGGAATTGGAAGACTTGAGCCGCAACAACCGTATTGCTGAAAGATTGGCGGCGTTGAAGGCTGGAAAATAA
- a CDS encoding PepSY domain-containing protein yields the protein MKKLLPALLLGSIALTACAAPYPYDYYDDDYRTDRYEQRYDRYDDRYDDRYDDRYDRDDDRYDDYRYRDGKYYDDDYIEHQIYSDPSFEQKRAQVMRILERRGYQVHEIEADDRRGRPVLKAEAFKNGREYDIVFSWPDLRIISEHIDY from the coding sequence ATGAAAAAACTCTTACCGGCATTACTCTTAGGCAGTATCGCACTGACCGCATGCGCCGCCCCTTATCCTTACGACTATTACGATGACGACTATCGTACCGACCGCTACGAGCAGCGTTATGACCGTTACGATGACCGCTATGATGATCGTTATGATGATCGTTATGATCGCGATGACGACCGTTATGACGACTACCGTTACCGCGACGGCAAGTATTACGATGACGACTACATCGAACACCAAATTTACAGCGATCCGTCTTTCGAGCAAAAACGCGCACAAGTGATGCGGATTCTCGAACGACGCGGCTACCAAGTTCACGAAATCGAAGCCGATGACCGCCGCGGCCGCCCCGTATTGAAAGCTGAAGCCTTCAAAAACGGACGCGAATACGACATCGTTTTCTCATGGCCGGATTTGCGCATCATCAGCGAACACATCGACTATTAA
- a CDS encoding OsmC family protein produces the protein MSKKHTYRTTTTWTGNLGKGTSSYTAYLRNFTVSAEGKPDLHGSADPAFRGDAGRWNPEEMLLAAVSACHKLWYLHLCADAGICVTAYTDHAEAVMDEGGNGSAGRFVSAVLKPRVTIAAGGDHARALELHHEAHRLCFIANSVNFPIECRAEIESGEVV, from the coding sequence ATGAGCAAAAAACACACTTACCGCACCACTACAACATGGACGGGCAATCTCGGCAAAGGCACATCATCCTACACCGCTTATTTGCGCAACTTTACCGTTTCCGCCGAGGGCAAGCCCGACTTACACGGTTCCGCTGACCCGGCTTTCCGCGGCGATGCGGGCCGCTGGAACCCCGAAGAAATGCTGCTGGCCGCCGTTTCTGCCTGCCACAAACTATGGTACCTGCACCTGTGTGCCGACGCGGGCATCTGCGTTACCGCCTACACCGATCATGCCGAAGCGGTGATGGACGAAGGCGGGAATGGGAGCGCGGGGCGTTTCGTCTCCGCCGTGTTGAAGCCGCGCGTTACCATCGCCGCAGGAGGCGACCACGCCAGGGCTTTGGAACTGCATCACGAAGCGCACCGCCTGTGTTTCATCGCCAACTCGGTCAACTTTCCGATTGAATGTCGCGCCGAAATTGAGAGCGGAGAGGTCGTCTGA
- a CDS encoding YqiJ family protein — protein sequence MWNLINAPETEIFGIAIALMVLLGVLEVISMLAGGISDWLDNLLPDSLTETAHTEVGLDAADAGVFVRFLSWLYVGRVPVLMLMVVFLAVYGLTGYLFQTTFAAVFGSYLNGWLAAVAVWFISLPLVRLTAGGLYKIMPKDETTAVSQESLIGRIGTVVLGEARAGSAAQVRVKDVYGQQHYVMAEPDSDEVLKQGDSVLLVSLEGNTFKAILNPSGSLVD from the coding sequence ATGTGGAATTTAATCAACGCCCCCGAGACGGAAATCTTCGGCATCGCCATCGCGCTGATGGTTTTGCTCGGCGTATTGGAAGTCATCTCTATGCTGGCGGGCGGCATCAGCGACTGGCTGGACAACCTGCTGCCCGACAGCCTGACCGAAACCGCGCATACCGAAGTCGGGCTGGACGCGGCGGACGCAGGCGTGTTCGTCAGGTTTCTGAGCTGGCTGTATGTCGGACGCGTGCCGGTGTTGATGCTGATGGTCGTGTTCCTTGCCGTGTACGGACTGACGGGCTATCTCTTTCAGACGACCTTTGCCGCCGTGTTCGGCAGCTATCTGAATGGATGGCTGGCGGCAGTCGCCGTGTGGTTCATTTCGCTGCCGCTGGTGCGCCTGACGGCGGGCGGACTGTACAAAATCATGCCCAAAGACGAAACCACCGCCGTTTCGCAGGAAAGCCTAATCGGACGCATCGGCACAGTGGTGCTGGGCGAGGCGCGGGCAGGCAGCGCGGCGCAGGTGCGGGTGAAGGATGTGTATGGTCAACAGCATTATGTGATGGCAGAACCGGATTCTGACGAAGTGTTGAAACAGGGCGACTCGGTGTTGCTGGTGTCGCTGGAGGGAAATACGTTTAAGGCAATTTTGAATCCGAGCGGGAGCTTGGTGGATTGA
- a CDS encoding transglycosylase yields the protein MDNSLNNEPSLEKSNSAALWLKWTAALILWLAAFLSGVTALYGLTRAGSEPANLILVALLSAGAWYGIYFGGRLTGWFRSSENPQIRYPAIHWAIWTLETFFALFFASIIFDKQNIGLVVFCLIFSGLAGVSAYLRGKRLIADYRLRKNTEVRATVWRLIWSFIFALLWSATILLCLYALLRQMALPEGIEPATFCFIFILTVLSGCAAYYCWNGLAKLFQKYAQQQKTW from the coding sequence ATGGATAACTCTCTTAACAACGAGCCAAGTTTGGAAAAGTCCAACTCGGCAGCATTATGGCTGAAATGGACAGCGGCCTTAATATTGTGGCTTGCCGCGTTTCTGTCGGGTGTAACGGCTTTGTATGGTCTGACCAGAGCGGGCAGTGAACCTGCAAATCTGATACTCGTCGCCTTATTGTCGGCAGGGGCGTGGTACGGTATCTATTTCGGCGGACGACTGACAGGCTGGTTCAGGTCGTCTGAAAACCCGCAAATCCGCTACCCCGCCATTCATTGGGCAATATGGACGCTTGAAACATTTTTCGCCTTATTTTTTGCAAGCATCATTTTTGATAAACAAAACATAGGATTGGTGGTTTTTTGCCTGATTTTTAGCGGCTTGGCGGGCGTGTCTGCATATTTGCGCGGCAAACGGCTGATTGCCGATTACCGGCTACGGAAAAATACCGAAGTCCGTGCAACGGTATGGCGGCTGATATGGAGCTTTATTTTTGCACTGTTATGGTCGGCAACCATCTTGCTCTGCCTGTATGCGCTTCTGCGCCAAATGGCATTGCCTGAAGGAATTGAGCCTGCTACTTTCTGCTTTATCTTCATCCTAACCGTACTGTCGGGATGTGCTGCATATTACTGCTGGAATGGGTTGGCAAAATTGTTCCAAAAATATGCACAACAACAGAAAACGTGGTAG